The following are encoded together in the Triticum dicoccoides isolate Atlit2015 ecotype Zavitan chromosome 6B, WEW_v2.0, whole genome shotgun sequence genome:
- the LOC119326044 gene encoding zinc finger A20 and AN1 domain-containing stress-associated protein 4 — protein MLMFTVVCSVCSLELFKMEHKEAGCQQPEGPILCVNNCGFFGSAATMNMCSKCHKEMVMKEEQAKLAASSFDSIVNGGDGGKAPVVAAVAASAEVAVAQVDVKALVVQPAADVAGTSEAVAVSPKRKEGPNRCSTCRKRVGLTGFNCRCGNMYCSLHRYSDKHDCQFDYRTAARDAIAKANPVVKAEKLDKI, from the coding sequence ATGCTGATGTTTACCGTTGTCTGTTCCGTGTGCAGCTTAGAGTTATTCAAGATGGAACACAAGGAGGCGGGTTGCCAGCAGCCGGAGGGCCCAATCCTATGCGTTAATAACTGTGGCTTCTTTGGCAGCGCCGCGACCATGAACATGTGCTCCAAGTGCCACAAGGAGATGGTCATGAAGGAGGAGCAGGCCaagctggctgcctcctccttcgatAGCATCGTCAACGGTGGCGATGGTGGGAAAGCACCTGTTGTTGCGGCTGTTGCTGCGAGCGCGGAGGTGGCGGTTGCTCAAGTTGACGTGAAGGCGCTCGTTGTGCAGCCTGCTGCTGATGTTGCAGGCACCAGCGAAGCTGTTGCCGTGAGCCCCAAGAGGAAGGAGGGGCCCAATCGGTGCTCAACTTGCAGGAAGAGGGTTGGGCTGACGGGATTCAACTGCCGATgtggtaacatgtactgttcactGCATCGCTATTCCGACAAGCATGACTGCCAGTTCGACTACCGGACTGCAGCTAGGGATGCCATCGCCAAGGCCAACCCGGTGGTGAAGGCAGAGAAGCTCGACAAGATTTAG